The proteins below are encoded in one region of Bremerella sp. P1:
- a CDS encoding carboxypeptidase-like regulatory domain-containing protein, with protein MRTSALMLSICLGLSSLLGCGGTGMLPVEGTVTLDGEPLEGAAISFVPAEGGRPCSGQTDEQGHFTLASYTAGDGVPPGEYKVTVVKLDARRQAEAAPVEDGTEEDEQVMGSIEEAVKFLTPMKYSSPATTDLKVEVTAGMEPVQIDLKSGN; from the coding sequence ATGCGAACTTCTGCGCTGATGTTGTCGATTTGTCTCGGCCTGAGCTCCTTGCTGGGCTGTGGCGGCACTGGGATGTTGCCTGTCGAAGGTACGGTGACACTCGATGGCGAGCCGCTCGAGGGTGCCGCGATCAGTTTTGTGCCGGCCGAAGGGGGTCGTCCTTGTTCGGGACAAACCGACGAACAAGGTCACTTCACGCTTGCTTCTTACACCGCCGGCGACGGCGTGCCGCCAGGCGAGTACAAGGTGACCGTCGTCAAGCTGGATGCCCGACGCCAGGCAGAAGCGGCCCCGGTGGAAGATGGCACGGAAGAGGACGAGCAAGTGATGGGCAGCATCGAGGAAGCCGTCAAGTTCCTCACGCCGATGAAGTACTCGTCGCCGGCTACGACCGACTTGAAAGTCGAAGTGACTGCGGGGATGGAACCCGTTCAGATCGACCTGAAGTCAGGCAACTAG
- a CDS encoding DUF1559 family PulG-like putative transporter yields the protein MKNVNRGFTLVELLVVIAIIGVLIALLLPAVQQAREAARRMTCSNHLKQLGLALHNYHDTFQTIPPGGLWANDMPWTSPPTPNPARGGVFTCLLPFVEQASLHDQIDFTSTAHVHDQWADSPANTKRVRQVIIETYQCPSDTHGGLIPGTQNAAHNYSANYGPTGVNSAGNPNCSCAQGAVFNGFKIDSQHNQDNPAGPFSRRGNRYCGKFSETTDGLSNTIFFGEVRTDCSVHARNGWANSNNGSGLVSTLIPINTDTCYDSSNAPGGDTCYAKCNWNLEFGFRSLHPGGAQFVHGDGSVAFRSETIDHDAYQRLGQRDDGQPINLN from the coding sequence ATGAAGAATGTGAATCGCGGTTTCACGCTCGTGGAACTGTTGGTCGTTATCGCCATCATTGGCGTTCTGATCGCTCTCCTCCTGCCTGCGGTCCAACAAGCTCGTGAAGCTGCCCGCCGCATGACATGCAGCAATCACCTGAAACAGCTTGGCTTGGCGCTGCACAACTACCACGACACCTTCCAGACGATTCCTCCCGGCGGACTGTGGGCCAACGATATGCCGTGGACAAGTCCACCTACGCCCAACCCGGCGCGCGGTGGTGTGTTTACGTGCCTTCTGCCGTTTGTCGAACAGGCATCACTTCACGATCAGATCGACTTCACCAGTACGGCCCACGTGCACGACCAATGGGCTGACAGTCCGGCCAACACCAAGCGTGTGCGTCAGGTCATCATCGAAACGTACCAGTGCCCCAGCGATACGCACGGCGGGCTGATCCCCGGCACGCAGAATGCCGCCCATAACTACTCGGCCAATTACGGTCCCACCGGGGTGAACAGTGCCGGCAATCCCAATTGCTCGTGCGCCCAGGGAGCCGTCTTCAATGGGTTCAAGATCGACAGCCAGCACAATCAAGACAACCCAGCCGGTCCCTTTAGTCGCCGCGGCAATCGCTACTGTGGCAAGTTCAGCGAAACAACCGATGGACTATCGAACACCATCTTCTTTGGTGAAGTCCGAACCGATTGTTCGGTCCATGCTCGCAATGGTTGGGCGAACTCGAACAACGGCAGCGGTTTGGTGAGCACCTTGATTCCGATCAACACCGACACCTGCTACGACTCTTCCAATGCCCCCGGTGGTGACACGTGCTATGCGAAGTGCAATTGGAATTTAGAGTTTGGGTTCCGCTCGCTGCATCCCGGCGGGGCACAGTTCGTCCATGGCGACGGCTCGGTCGCGTTTCGCTCTGAAACGATCGACCACGATGCCTACCAACGTCTCGGTCAACGCGATGACGGCCAGCCAATCAACTTGAATTAA